In a genomic window of Micromonospora cremea:
- a CDS encoding DUF234 domain-containing protein, with the protein MDGFAGRDHELSLLNGMLSPVVREVLRRLPGDLLPAEAAVIGGYWTRSNDPEIDVVGAGPGRVASRRRRRGDTRVVSGGSA; encoded by the coding sequence ATGGACGGCTTTGCGGGACGTGATCATGAGCTTTCTCTGCTGAACGGCATGCTCTCCCCGGTCGTCCGGGAGGTGCTGCGCCGGCTACCCGGCGATCTTCTGCCCGCGGAGGCGGCGGTGATCGGTGGCTACTGGACCAGGAGCAACGACCCGGAGATCGACGTGGTCGGCGCCGGCCCTGGCCGTGTCGCGTCGCGGCGCCGCCGTCGAGGGGATACCCGTGTTGTCTCCGGAGGATCTGCTTAA